The proteins below are encoded in one region of Nilaparvata lugens isolate BPH chromosome X, ASM1435652v1, whole genome shotgun sequence:
- the LOC120354674 gene encoding uncharacterized protein LOC120354674 yields the protein MSPSNAKWTTFIPKERESFKVFLIPYKSSIWFPAAARSAEPYHCCRALNNTRYAFSRVGRVWLPCRCLHCSSRRPHWTLVSVQDADSVQIKAMSAFGGRDFNAMTINILRHSLTGEAAQQFSITTGKMRNFPAKNTFSGTKICCSIFARSNDRRDTSFRDISKFV from the exons ATGTCACCCAGT AATGCAAAATGGACAACCTTTATACCAAAGGAAAGagaaagtttcaaagtttttttaataCCTTACAAGAGTTCAATATGGTTTCCGGCTGCTGCACGATCTGCGGAACCGTATCACTGCTGCCGTGCACTCAATAACACCAGATACGCTTTCTCGCGTGTGGGACGAGTTTGGCTACCGTGTAGATGTTTGCATTGCAGCAGCCGGAGGCCACATTGGACACTTGTAAG CGTACAGGATGCTGACAGTGTGCAGATAAAAGCAATGTCTGCTTTTGGTGGGCGAGACTTCAATGCAATGACTATCAATATTCTAAGGCATTCATTGACCGGTGAAGCAGCTCAACAGTTCTCTATAACTACgggaaaaatgagaaattttcctgcgaaaaatacattttcaggGACAAAAATATGTTGTTCAATCTTCG CAAGGAGTAACGACAGAAGAGACACCAGCTTCAGGGACATCTCAAAATTTGTCTAA